TGAACTCGATGAGAGCGTCCCGTCTACCACCCCTGCCTAAGGAGCAACGAGTGCGTGACAGCAGCAACCCGGTGATGCGCGGCGTGGTCCGCGACAATCAGCCGGCCCCCTATGCCGGCTTCGGCCAGGCCATCCCCGGCGCCCAGCAGGGCGCCATGATGACCGGCCAGCAAGCCAACCCGTATCTGCAGGACTCGCAGACCCAGAACTACGCACCCGCCACCGCGCAGGGGCAGCTCACCGTCGATGACGTCGTGGTGAAGACCGGGATCACGCTCGGTGTGCTGATCGCGGTCGCCATCGCCACCTACGCCGCGATCGCGACCCGGGCCACCGAATCGGCCCAGGTGACCCTCGCCATGCCGATCATGCTGGTCGGCGCGATCGGCGGCCTGATCATGGTCCTGATCGCGAGCTTCGGCCGCAAGCAGGATAATCCGGCGATCGTGCTCAGCTACGCCGCGCTGGAAGGCCTCTTCGTCGGCGCCATCTCGTTCGTCTTCGCGAACCTCACCGTCGGGGACAACGTGAGCGCCGGCGCGATGATCGGCCAGGCCGTCCTCGGCACCATCGGCGTGTTCATCGGCATGCTGGTGGTCTACAAGGTCGGCGCCATCCGCGTCACTCCGCGTTTCACCCGCATGCTGATGGCCGGCATGGTCGGCGTCATCGTGCTGGCGCTGGGCAACTTCGTACTCAGCCTGTTCGGTGTGAACATGGGCCTGTACAGCGGAGGACCCATCGCGATCATCTTCTCGCTGGTCTGCATCGCGCTGGCCGCCTTCTCGTTCCTGGTCGACTTCGACGCCGCCGACCGCCTGGTGAAGGCCGGCGCCCCGTCCCGCGCCGCCTGGGGTATCGCCCTCGGCCTGACCGTCACCCTGGTCTGGCTGTACGTCGAGATCTTGCGCCTGCTGAGCTACCTGAACAGCGACTAGTCGCCTCGGCTCGCCGGTTGAGCCCAAGTGAGCCGGCTGAGCCCAAGTAAGCCGGCTGAGCCTGTCGAAACCCCACGAGCGGTCCCGCGATCCTCTTTGAGACCCGCGGGGCCGCTCGTTTCAGGTGCGCATCCGCAGACCGTCGCAGATGCGGTCACTATTCCCGCTTGTGCGACGGTCTGCGATCTGTCCGGCCGTGGTCGTCATCGGAGATCACGGCTCATCGGTCGATCGGCAGACGGGCGCGGCCCCCGGGAAGAAGTTTCCCGGGGGCCGCGCGTCGTGGTTCGTGACGGGTCAGCTGAGGCGTTCGATGACCATCGCCATGCCCTGGCCGCCGCCGACGCACATGGTCTCCAGACCGAAGGTCTTGTCGTGGGTCCGCAGGTTGTTGAGCAGGGTGGTGGTGATCCGCGCGCCGGTCATACCGAAGGGGTGGCCGAGGGCGATCGCGCCACCGGAGACGTTCAGCCGGTCGTGGTCCATGCCCAGTTCGGCGGCCGAGCCGAGCACCTGGACGGCGAAGGCCTCGTTGAGCTCGTAGAGATCGATGTCGTCGATCGTCATGTTCGCGATACGCAGCACCTTGCGCACGGCCTCGATCGGGCCCAGGCCCATGATCTCCGGGGAGAGACCGGTCGCGGCGGTGGCGACGATCCGGGCGAGCGGGGTGAGGCCGAGTTCCTTGGCCTTGGTGTCGCTCATGATGACCAGGGCGGCGGCGCCGTCGTTCAGCGGGCAGGCGTTGCCCGCGGTGATGGTGCCGTCCGGGCGGAAGACCGGCTTCAGCTGGCTGATCTTCTCGTAGGTGGTGCCGGCGCGCGGGCCGTCGTCGGTGGTGACCTGCGTGCCGTCGGCCAGGGTGACCGGGTCGATCTCGCGGGCGAAGAAGCCCTCGGCGATGGCCTTCTCGGCGCGGTTCTGGCTGAGCACGCCCCAGCGGTCCTGGTCCTCGCGGGAGATGCCGGTGAAGCTGGCGACGTTCTCGGCGGTCTGGCCCATGGCGATGTAGACGTCGGGGAGCAGGCCGTCCTGGCGGGGGTCGTGCCACGGTCCCTGGCCGCCCTGGGCGGCGAGCTCGGTGCGGGCCTCGGCGTCGGCGAAGATCGGGTTCTTGGAGTTGGGCAGGCCGTCGGCGGCACCGGCGGTGCCGAAACTGGAGACGCTCTCGACGCCGCCGGAGATGAACACGTCGCCCTCACCGGCCTTGATGGCGTGCAGGGCCATGCGGGTGGTCTGCAACGACGACGAGCAGTAGCGGTTCACCGTCACGCCGGGGACGTGGTCGAGGCCGAGTTCGACGGCGACGACGCGCGCGATGTTGTACCCGCCTGCACCGCCGGGCTGGCCGATGCCGAGGTGGATGTCGTCGATGTCGGCGACGTCGAGCTCGGGCACCTTGCTCAGTGCGGTGGCGACCATCTGGCGAGCGAGCTCATCCGGACGGACGTCCTTGAGGGATCCCTTGCCGGCGCGGCCGATGGGGGAACGGGCGGTGGAGACGATCACAGCTTCAGACATGCGGTCAGAATAGCCGGGGTCGAGTGGTTCCGGGCGGAGTGTCACTATGGACCCATGCGCATCGCGAATCACGTCGTGGACCTGGTAGGAAACACACCGCTGGTCAAGCTCAACTCGGTGGTGAAACCGGGTGCGGGACTGGTCGCCGCGAAGATCGAGTACCTGAACCCGGGAGGCAGTTCCAAGGACCGCATCGCCACGCGGATGATCGACGCCGCCGAGGCGTCGGGCGAACTGAAGCCGGGCGGCACCATCGTGGAGCCGACGTCGGGCAACACCGGTGTCGGACTGGCTCTGGTGGCGCAGCAGCGCGGCTACAAGTGCATCTTCGTCTGCCCCGACAAGGTGGCCGAGGACAAGCGGAACGTGCTGCGCGCGTACGGCGCGCAGGTGGTCGTGTGCCCGACGGCGGTCCCGCCGGAGCACCCGGACAGCTACTACAACGTCTCCGACCGCCTGGTGCGCGAGACGCCCGGCGCGTGGAAGCCGAACCAGTACGCGAATCCGAACGGTCCGCTCAGCCACTACGAGACCACCGGCCCGGAGATCTGGAACGACACCGACGGCACTGTGACGCACTTCGTCGCCGGCGTCGGCACCGGCGGCACCATCACCGGGACCGGGCGCTACCTCAAGGAGGTGTCCGACGGCCGCGTCAAGGTGGTCGGCGTCGACCCCGAGGGCTCGGTCTATTCGGGCGGCTCGGGCCGTCCGTATCTGGTCGAGGGCGTCGGCGAGGACTTCTGGCCGGACGCCTACGACCCGACCATCCCCGACGAGATCATCGCGGTCTCCGACGCCGACTCGTTCGAGATGACGCGGCGCCTGGCCCGCGAGGAGGGCCTGCTGGTGGGCGGGTCGTGCGGTATGGCCGTCGTCGCCGCACTGGAGGTCGCCGAGCGCGAAGGGCCGGACGCTGTGGTGGTGGTGCTGCTGCCCGACGGCGGCCGCGGATACCTGTCGAAGATCTTCAACGACGACTGGATGAGCAGCTACGGCTTCCTGCGCACGCCCCTGGAAGGCGAGCTGCCGGAGTTCACCGTGGGCGAGGTGCTGCGCAGCAAGACCGGTGTTCTGCCCGACCTGGTGCACACGCATCCGCAGGAGACGCTGCGCGACGCGATCGAGATCCTTCGCGAGTTCGGTGTGTCGCAGATGCCGGTCGTGGGCGCGGAGCCGCCGATCATGGCGGGTGAGATCGCGGGTGCGGTGAACGAGCGTGACCTGTTGTCGGCGGTCTTCGAGGGCCGGGCGACGCTGGCCGATCCGGTGTCGGCGCACATGGGGCCCGCCTTCCCGCTGATCGGTGCCGGCGAACCCGTGTCGTCGGCGCTGGAAGCTCTGAGTACCTCCGATGCGTTGATGGTGGTGGAGGACGGCAAGCCGATCGGCGTCATCACCCGGCACGACCTGCTCGCCTACGCCAGCACCCATCCGCTTCCGATTCGTGAGGACAAGCAGTGACAGAAGAGGGATTCTCGACCGCCGGATTTTCGACCGCCGGATTTTCGACCAAGGCCATTCACGCGGGCTGGGATCCGGACGGCCGCACCGGCGCCGTCAATGTGCCGATCTACGCGAGTTCGACGTTCGCGCAGGACGGCGTGGGCGGCATGCGCGACGGTTTCGAGTACGCGCGGACCGGGAACCCGACCCGCCGGGTGCTGGAGGCGAACCTCGCCGCCATCGAAGGCGGTGCGTACGGCCGGGCCTTCGCATCCGGCATGGCGGCGACCGACGCCGTGCTGCGGGCCGCCCTGCGTCCCGGTGACCACCTCGTCATCCCGAACGACGCCTACGGTGGCACCTTCCGGCTGATCGACAAGGTGTTCTCGCAGTGGGGGATCGAATACTCGGTGGCGCCAGTCAACGACGTCGCCGCCGTCGCCGCGGCGATGACCCCGAAGACCAGGCTGGTCTGGACCGAGACGCCCACCAATCCGCTGCTGAACGTCGGCGACATCGCGGCGATCGCCCACGTCGCACACGAGGGCGGCGCGAAACTGGTGGTGGACAACACCTTCGCCACCCCGTACCTGCAGCAGCCGCTGGCGCTCGGGGCCGACGTGGTGCTGCACTCGACCACCAAGTACCTGGGCGGCCACTCCGACGTCGTCGGCGGCGCGCTGATCACCGCCGACGAGCAGTTCGACGCCGACGTCGCCTTCCTGCAGAACGGCGCGGGCGCGGTGCCCGGCCCGTTCGACGCCTACCTGACCATGCGCGGGATCAAGACCCTCGCGGTCCGGATGGAGCGGCACTGCGACAACGCGGAGAAGCTGGTCGAGGTGCTCTCCGGCAGCTCGAAGGTGCGGTCCGTGCTGTACCCCGGGCTCGACGATCACCCCGGGCACGACGCGGCCGCCCGTCAGATGCGCCGCTTCGGCGGCATGATCTCGGTGCGGCTGGCCGGTGGCAAGGAGGCGGCGCTCGACTTCTGCGCCCGCACCAAGGTCTTCACGCTGGCCGAATCGCTCGGCGGCATCGAGTCGCTGATCGAGCACCCCGGCGCGATGACGCATGCGTCGACCGCGGGGTCCCTGCTCGAGGTACCCGATGACCTGGTGCGGCTGTCGGTCGGCATCGAGGACGCCGACGACCTGATCGCCGACGTGGAGCAGGCCCTCGGCTGAGGGCCCGCGGCCGCTTCGGCGGTCGTCAGTCGTCGTCGCGGCCGCGTCGCAGTTGGAAGCGGGTCTTCGCTTTGCCGGATCCGGAGGGCTCGGGCGCTGAGCCGTCCCGGAGCGGTGCCTCGAAGTCGTCGGGCACCAGGCCGTGCGCGAGCATGTAGCCCTGCAGCCCGGTGAGCGTGGTCCGCGCGGCGTCGATCTTC
The nucleotide sequence above comes from Gordonia sp. PP30. Encoded proteins:
- a CDS encoding Bax inhibitor-1/YccA family protein, with the translated sequence MRDSSNPVMRGVVRDNQPAPYAGFGQAIPGAQQGAMMTGQQANPYLQDSQTQNYAPATAQGQLTVDDVVVKTGITLGVLIAVAIATYAAIATRATESAQVTLAMPIMLVGAIGGLIMVLIASFGRKQDNPAIVLSYAALEGLFVGAISFVFANLTVGDNVSAGAMIGQAVLGTIGVFIGMLVVYKVGAIRVTPRFTRMLMAGMVGVIVLALGNFVLSLFGVNMGLYSGGPIAIIFSLVCIALAAFSFLVDFDAADRLVKAGAPSRAAWGIALGLTVTLVWLYVEILRLLSYLNSD
- a CDS encoding acetyl-CoA C-acetyltransferase, with protein sequence MSEAVIVSTARSPIGRAGKGSLKDVRPDELARQMVATALSKVPELDVADIDDIHLGIGQPGGAGGYNIARVVAVELGLDHVPGVTVNRYCSSSLQTTRMALHAIKAGEGDVFISGGVESVSSFGTAGAADGLPNSKNPIFADAEARTELAAQGGQGPWHDPRQDGLLPDVYIAMGQTAENVASFTGISREDQDRWGVLSQNRAEKAIAEGFFAREIDPVTLADGTQVTTDDGPRAGTTYEKISQLKPVFRPDGTITAGNACPLNDGAAALVIMSDTKAKELGLTPLARIVATAATGLSPEIMGLGPIEAVRKVLRIANMTIDDIDLYELNEAFAVQVLGSAAELGMDHDRLNVSGGAIALGHPFGMTGARITTTLLNNLRTHDKTFGLETMCVGGGQGMAMVIERLS
- a CDS encoding cystathionine beta-synthase: MRIANHVVDLVGNTPLVKLNSVVKPGAGLVAAKIEYLNPGGSSKDRIATRMIDAAEASGELKPGGTIVEPTSGNTGVGLALVAQQRGYKCIFVCPDKVAEDKRNVLRAYGAQVVVCPTAVPPEHPDSYYNVSDRLVRETPGAWKPNQYANPNGPLSHYETTGPEIWNDTDGTVTHFVAGVGTGGTITGTGRYLKEVSDGRVKVVGVDPEGSVYSGGSGRPYLVEGVGEDFWPDAYDPTIPDEIIAVSDADSFEMTRRLAREEGLLVGGSCGMAVVAALEVAEREGPDAVVVVLLPDGGRGYLSKIFNDDWMSSYGFLRTPLEGELPEFTVGEVLRSKTGVLPDLVHTHPQETLRDAIEILREFGVSQMPVVGAEPPIMAGEIAGAVNERDLLSAVFEGRATLADPVSAHMGPAFPLIGAGEPVSSALEALSTSDALMVVEDGKPIGVITRHDLLAYASTHPLPIREDKQ
- a CDS encoding cystathionine gamma-synthase — encoded protein: MTEEGFSTAGFSTAGFSTKAIHAGWDPDGRTGAVNVPIYASSTFAQDGVGGMRDGFEYARTGNPTRRVLEANLAAIEGGAYGRAFASGMAATDAVLRAALRPGDHLVIPNDAYGGTFRLIDKVFSQWGIEYSVAPVNDVAAVAAAMTPKTRLVWTETPTNPLLNVGDIAAIAHVAHEGGAKLVVDNTFATPYLQQPLALGADVVLHSTTKYLGGHSDVVGGALITADEQFDADVAFLQNGAGAVPGPFDAYLTMRGIKTLAVRMERHCDNAEKLVEVLSGSSKVRSVLYPGLDDHPGHDAAARQMRRFGGMISVRLAGGKEAALDFCARTKVFTLAESLGGIESLIEHPGAMTHASTAGSLLEVPDDLVRLSVGIEDADDLIADVEQALG